AATTTGTGCAAGTTTCCGTATTGGCTGCCTTTCAAGTAGATCTCCTTTCAATGTCAACCTCTGTTTCCAGCTATTGGCTATGCAAGGATTGGGAGCACCAATACGCGGCTGATGCACATGCACACCAAGGGACGTATTCCGAGCCAAGCTCTGTATATTCTGGCCATTAGCAGTGAGACCAAATTTGAGTTTCTCTTTACGGATGTCTCCGGCGACACGGCACGACGTGAGCAGCCCATCTTCGCCAGCGTCTTTGATGTGCATCTGTGTGTTCAATTAAATCTTAGTTATACCATCATATCCATTGATTCGAGtccattttaaaatagtttatatCAACGAACATTTCTGTATCGGGATCTGAAGCTGCGCGGTGCCATTGTCCAGGCGGGTCAGCTGATTATATTGCCGGATGAGCAGGTGTACACTCAGGTGCAGGGTGTATGGAATCTCTCAAGCGATCAGGGCAATCTCGGCAGCTTTGTGGTGACCAACGTGCGTCTCGTTTGGTATGCCGATGCCAATGAATCGTTCAACATTAGTCTGCCCTATTTGCAGATTGAAAGCGTGAGTCGGTTGAGCAGCTTACTCAATGCGATCCATTTATGACCTACTCATTCATTTATAGGTACGTATTCGCGAGTCCAAGTATGGCCCTGCTCTGGTAATCGAGACCGCTGAGACTGGCGGCGCCTATGTGCTTGGCTTTCGCATTGATCCCGTCGAGCGTCTGACCGATCTCTTCAAGGAGCTCTGCTCCCTGCACACCATCTACACGGATCAACCGAATTTTGGGGTCAACTATGATCCGCAAGATGCACGCCAGCGTCTCGCCGCCGCCGCCGAGGAAGCCGCTCAGGCgacacattttaaaattgaggATTACGAGGAGCTGGACGAGCGACAGGAGCGGGAAATCAATACTAAGTTAAACAGTTATCTCGCCGATGGCTGCCTTGGCGTCTTGTCCACCAAGCAAACCACCCAAGATCCCATTTATAGCAAGGAGCTTGGCTTTGCCATGGAACGCATACCGGACGGATACAAGCTACAGGATCTATGGAATGTCCTGCCCACCAAAATGGCAACATATGATGagtaatctaaataaatataaatatatagtattaaaTATCAAAGATCGTAACTATgattataacaaaataataaaaacaattgatgttaaatttttatatccaTATTTATCTATACCCAGAAAAAagggaatatcaatttttctcAAAACTCTTTTTTGCTATCTCTTATAAAATCAGTTCTGTAGATCGTTGCTAGACTTATAAATTCCAcaactttaaaacttttatatgaACACTTTATTCTTCTAATTGCAAAGTTTATccctttaaaatacttatagtaaaaatttagatttatatttgttgacgATTTTATTGACGCATACAACTCGCTGTGTGTTTAAGTATTTTAGCtcttttatgtgtgtgtgtattatccATAGATTTTTTTGGAATCGCTTGAAACGGTAGTAAGCCTAATGGTAATACACCAATTTGTAggtatttcttgttttttccAATTCGTTGGTTGATCTCAATATGCTTAGAActattatcataaatattgattGATCGGTAGAGATTTATCATATTACAGATTGCACTGTGgcattaaaagcaaacaaattttgctGTCATTTCAGTTAAGTTTAAgtcatagtttttttttgtttgtttataaattaattcatatcACAACACACAGTTGATTTGACCGGCTTGCATTATAATCATCGTGTTTAAatatagagtatatatatgtagtttaattgttttttgttgtatatagatttgtttttactattaatattattatttttaaatgaatgaattacaaatgtttttttgttttctaagcTATAAATTCTAACAAACTTAATTAAAGTAGGAAAATTATATTAGTTGTGGCGCTTTTCTGCATTATCTGCTTTTTTTTGCCTCAAAGGCAGTTTGAATACATTAAACATtatacaaaatgaataaaacattttcaagagATGGTAAAATGACTTAAAACTTGccttaaaaaactaaatatacataatattaatgaaaatatcatATCAGGAATGGCTTATACATTACGATTTGTATTGATTTcgtttttacatattttcttttttttttttagatttttaatacttttttcttaGATTTTAAGATCTATTTACGGGGGGAATTCACTTTAAACATAAGTTCTAAAGGATTGAGTTCTTTCTATATAATATTCGGTTAGTTATTCATCAGTCTTAAAGACCagttaatattattacaataCACTCAAATCAAGTAAGTCGAAATGGGAACATTTAAGAGAGGAGGACATATCAGACATTGGATTACAAATgtttacaaattgatttcaatgagttaaagtttaaacatAGAACATAAATCAGAACGTTGATGCATACATGATTTAGATGCTTCACTTTGCTTTAACGCAAGGAAAACAATGGAAACGCGTTTGGACTTAAACATTAACTAAATTCAAAGACTTAGGATTTGTAGTTGAATCTATGATACAGCAGTCTGAGGCATCGGATTTCCAACGCCTTGAGGGCGTTCCAATGACTTAACTTGAAAAGAATCTGAAACAGAGAAGAAatgttgtgtatgtgtgggtgtgggtgccTAGATGAGTGTTGCGCGCTTAGTTGCTGCTGGCGGAGATCTGTAGACGTGCACGCTGGCGTGTCATGGGCGGTGAATGACGCATTGGCGATATGGTTGTGCTGTTCCCAGCTGTTGGTTCTGTTGCGCTGCCAGCTGCATTGCGTCTCTTGCGCTTtggagcaacaacagttgtttGTGGTGTGCTCTTTGTTGCCGGTACAGGAGCAGGAGCTATAGGTGGTGCTGCATCTTTGGCTGCCGATGTTTTGCGACGTCGCTTGACTGTTAACAGAGGTGCGCGACGTCGACGctttgtggcagctgctgccttTGGCTTGGCTGTtcctgtcgctgtcgctgcggCAGCCCCTGAGTCTgaggtgtgtgtgttgctggtTTCCTTGGTGTCCTTGTGGGCAGGAGCATGAGCTTGAGTGCTACCGCTACTGTTGTCGGCTTCGTATGGCACAAAAGCCGATGCGGTGACATGTTGT
The genomic region above belongs to Drosophila innubila isolate TH190305 chromosome 3R unlocalized genomic scaffold, UK_Dinn_1.0 2_E_3R, whole genome shotgun sequence and contains:
- the LOC117790902 gene encoding LOW QUALITY PROTEIN: Bardet-Biedl syndrome 5 protein homolog (The sequence of the model RefSeq protein was modified relative to this genomic sequence to represent the inferred CDS: substituted 1 base at 1 genomic stop codon), which gives rise to MLKTLGKSDALQQNLLWEDKQVKFDSPQIHTRLRNGEKILDTIHHIEDSKGNPGDTGKLLVTNLRIIWHSLVHKKFNLCKFPYWLPFKXISFQCQPLFPAIGYARIGSTNTRLMHMHTKGRIPSQALYILAISSETKFEFLFTDVSGDTARREQPIFASVFDVHLLYQRTFLYRDLKLRGAIVQAGQLIILPDEQVYTQVQGVWNLSSDQGNLGSFVVTNVRLVWYADANESFNISLPYLQIESVRIRESKYGPALVIETAETGGAYVLGFRIDPVERLTDLFKELCSLHTIYTDQPNFGVNYDPQDARQRLAAAAEEAAQATHFKIEDYEELDERQEREINTKLNSYLADGCLGVLSTKQTTQDPIYSKELGFAMERIPDGYKLQDLWNVLPTKMATYDE